The genomic segment AAGACTACTACTAAGGATATAATCTACTCTATACTTTCACAGAGATATAGATGTAAGAAAACAGAGGGAAACTATAATAATCATATCGGTCTTCCTTTTACTATCTTACAACTTGAAGATAGTGATGAGATAATTGTTTTAGAGATGGGAATGAGTAGTTTTGGAGAGATTGATACACTTTGTAAAATTTCACAACCAAACTATGGAATAATAACAAATATAGGAGACTCACATCTCGAATTTTTAAAAACAAGAGAGAATGTATTTAAAGCTAAAAGTGAGATTGTTAAATATGTAGATAGTGATAAACTATTAGTCTGTGGAGATGATTTTTATTTAAAAAGCTTAAATTCATTAACAGTAGGTTATGGAGCTAATTGCAAATATCAGATTACAGATTTTGTAGATAGTGATAATGGGATAGAGTTAACATTGGATTCTAACCATTATAATGTAAGATTAAATGGAGAACACAACTGTTTAAACTCTGCTATGGGTATAATTATGGGAGAGAGATTTAATTTAAGTTGTGATGAGATTCAAAGGGGATTAGGTAGTTTAAATCTAACTCCAATGAGATTTCAAAAGATTGAGAAAGGTGAAACTATCTATATAAATGATGCATATAATGCTAGTCCTATTTCTATGAGATATTCTTTAGAGACTTTTGATAGATTGTATAATGATAGGGTAAAAATAGCTGTATTAGGAGATATGCTTGAATTAGGGGAAGATGAGATCAAGTATCATAGAGAGGTTTTAGAAAAAGCTAACTCTATAAAAGTTGACAAGATATATGTGTATGGGCCTAGAATGAAGAAGGCTTATGAGATCTTGGAAGATACTAAATTAATAACTCATTTTTCTGATAAGGAGCAGATAAAAGCTGAAATTAGAGAGAGTTTTCCTCAAGCTAAAGCTATCCTATTAAAGGGATCAAGAGGGATGAAAATGGAAGAGATTATAGAAGGATAGGGAGAAGATATGCTGTATTTAATAGGAGAGTACGTTAATAAGTTTCAATTTTTAAAGTCTATTTATTTAAGAAGTTTTATGGCTTTTATTTTAGCCTTTGCTATAGTATTAATAGCAGGGAAGCCTTTCATAAATTATTTAAAAGTAAAAAAATTTGGTGAGAAGATAAGAGAGGAAGGACCTACTTCTCATATGTCAAAGAAAGGTACTCCTACAATGGGAGGGGTATTGATTGTTTTAACTATCTTAGTGACAAATTTATTAATAGCTGATATATCTAATAGAATAATTATATTACTATTGCTAACTATGATGGGATTTGCAGGAATTGGATTTATAGATGACTACAAGAAGTTCACTGTAAATAAAAAGGGATTATCTGGAAAGAAAAAGCTTTTAGGTCAAGGATTAATAGCAATTTTAGTATGGTGTTTTGTAAATTATTTTGGACTTGCTGGAAGTAAGTTGATTGATCTAGCAATAATAAATCCAATCTATTCACACCATATGTTATATTTAGGAAGTTTTGGAATGTTACTATTTATTTTAATAATATTGATGGGAACATCAAATGCTGTAAATATAACAGATGGTTTAGATGGTCTGGCTATAATGCCAATGGTAATATGTTCAGCTATTTTAGGAGTAGTGGCATATTTTACAGGACATATGGAGTTAAGTAATCACTTAAACTTATTTTATATAGAGGGATCTGGAGAGATAACAGTATTTTTATCAGCTGTATGTGGATCAGGGTTAGGGTTTTTATGGTATAACTTCTATCCAGCACAGATATTTATGGGAGATACAGGATCATTGACACTAGGAGGAATACTAGGAGTTGTAGCTATACTATTGAAGCAGGAATTGATACTACCAATAATAGGTGGAGTATTTGTTATGGAAGCTTTATCTGTAATTATTCAAGTTGGATCTTTTAAATTGAGAGGGAAGAGAGTATTTAAGATGGCTCCTATTCATCACCATTTTGAATTGTGTGGACTTGCTGAAACGAAGGTAACAATGAGATTTTGGATAGCAACATTGATGTTTGGAATAATAGCCTTAGGAATAGTGAGAATGAGAGGAATACTTTAAAAACAATATAACCACGGTAATCAACCGTGGTTATAAGTATATCTAGGATAGAAAAAATAAAGAGAGGTAAAACTATGAAAAAAGCAATGGTTTTTGGTGCTGGAGTCAGTGGACTTGGAGCTAAGAAACTTTTAGAACATATGGGGTATGAGGTAATACTTATTGATGATAAAGTTGGATTAAAATCTATAGAGGGGATCGAATTATTAAAAGAGGTTGAGATCTTTATAAAGAGTCCAGGGGTACCATATAATGATTTGGTGCTTGAAGCTAAAAAAAATAAGATAAAAGTTATAGATGAAATTGAATTATGTTATCAATATATGATAAAATATGGTACTACTACAAAGATTATAGGAGTAACTGGAACAAATGGAAAGACAACTGTTACAACTAAGATAACAGAGTTGCTACAATACTCAGGATACAAAGCAAGTTATGCTGGAAATATAGGTGTGAGTCTTGCAGAATTACTTTTAAAAGGTGAGGAGCTAGATTATATTGTTCTTGAATTGAGTTCGTTTCAATTGGAGAATTTAGAGAAGTTTAAACCATATATCTCTTTAGTAACAAATTTAACTCCAGATCACTTAGCTAGATATAAAGATGTTGAAGAGTACTATGATACAAAATTTAACATCTGTAAAAATCAAACTAAAGATGAGTATTTTATATTCAATTTAGATAGTGAGGAGTTATTAAAAAGAGAGAAGTTAATCCTAGCTACTAAGATAGAGGTATCACAGGATAAAAAAGGGGATTGTTATATTGAGGGTGGCAAAATGTATTGGAGAGGTGAAGAGGTTTTAGAGATTGAAAAATTGTCTTTAAAAGGAAAACACAACCTTGAAAATATGTTATTTATTGTCACAGTTGGGAAAATTTGTGGTGTAGACAATCAAAAAATAAGAGAATTTCTATATACAACTAAGACATTGGAACATAGAATGGAAGAGTTCTTCGATTATGGAAAATTGAAATTTATAAATGATTCAAAGGGAACTAATATAGAGTCTACAACATTTGCAGTGGAGGCATTCAAAGGGTGCATATTGATATGTGGTGGTTATGATAAAAAATTGGATTGGACACCTTTAGTTGAGTTGATAAAAAACAGGGTGGATCAAGTTTATTTGATAGGAGATATAGCTGATAAGTTAGAGAGTGAACTTTTGAAGATACAGTATGAGAAGGATAGGATACATCTATTGAGAGATGTTAAAACTTGTTTAGAGGATATAAAGAAAAGATATACTCAGTCTGATGAGAAAATAGTGCTATTCTCTCCAGCAACATCTAGTTATGATCAGTTTAAAAGTTTTGAACACAGAGGACAGGTATTCAAAGAATTAGTGAGAGAGATTTTTGGTAGGTGAGTTATTTGAGAAAAGTAATCTTAACAACTGGAGGAACAGGAGGTCATATTTACCCAGCTCTTTCAGTGGCAGATGAGTTGAGAAGAAGAGGAGTAGAGGTGCTGTTTGTAGGAACAAGCATCAGAATGGAAAAGGATATAGTACCAAAGGCTGGATTTAAGTTTATAGGTTTGAATATAGCTCCTCCAAGAAGTGTAAAAAATATGATAGGCTATGTAAAGGGGATATTTCAAGGGATATCTTTGGTGTTAAAAGAGAAACCAGATGCTATAATAGGATTTGGAAACTATATCTCCATACCAGTATTAATAGGTGGGGTAGTAGCTAGAAGAAAGATATATCTACAGGAACAAAATGCAAATTTAGGAGGGACAAATAAGCTCTTTTATAGATTTGCTAAAAAGATATTCTTAGCTTTTGAAAAAACTTATGATGATATTCCTATAAAATTTCAAAATAAGTGCTTGGTAACAGGAAATCCTTTGAGAGAGGAGATATACAAGATCAAAGGAAGCGAGGAGAGAGAGCGTCTAAAAGTTGAAAAGAACGAGAAGATTCTTTTGATAACTGGAGGAAGTTTGGGAGCTAAGGAGATAAATGACGCACTATTAAAAAATTGGGATAGGGTATTGGAAGATAAAGATTTAAGAATCTATTGGGCTACTGGAGAAAAGAACTATGATGAGATAGTTAAAAGTATAAATAGAATTAAGATCCAAGATACTGTTAGACCATATTTTGATAATATGATAAACATTATGGCAGCAGCAGACTTAATAGTTTGCAGAGCTGGTGCATTGACAATTTCAGAGATAATACAGTTGGGGAAACCGTCAGTAGTTATTCCATATAACTCAATAAAAGTAGGACAGTATGCCAATGGAAAACTCCTAAAAGATGTGGGAGCGGCACAGATGTATAAAAATTCAGAAGCTAGTATAGCAATAGAGAAAGCTTTTGAGCTTTTAGAAAATAAGAGTGAATTAGATGTTATGAAGATAAATATAAAAAATTTGAAAACAGAGAATGCAGTTAAGAAGATTGTTGATTCTCTTGATATTTGGAGGAATTAAGTTGAAAAAAATTTATTTTATTGGGATAAATGGAATAGGAATGAGTGGACTTGCAAAAATTATGAAATGTAAAGGATATGAGGTAGAGGGAACTGACCTAAGCCGTTCATATGTCACTGATGAGTTAGAAAGTATTGGAATTACAGTTCATCAAGAGCATTCAGAGAAAAACTTAGAGGGTAAGGATTTTGATATGATAATAGCTTCAAGTGCTATAAAAAAAGAGAATCCAGAATATATATATGCCTTAGAAAATGGAATAAAAGTAGTAAAAAGAGGAGAGCTATTAGCTATGCTTTTAAATGAAGAGTGTGGAATAGCTTTTGCAGGAACACATGGAAAGACAACAACAAGTTCAATGGCAGCATCTGTTATGTTACCGTTAGATCCAACAATAGTTGTAGGTGGAATCTTACCAGAGATAGGATCCAATGCAAAACCAGGAAAAGCAAGTTACTTTATAGCTGAAGCTGATGAGAGCGATAATTCATTCCTGTATATGAATCCAAAATACTCAGTTATAACTAATATTGAGGCAGATCACTTAGAAAATCATGGATCATTAGAGAATATAATTAAATCTTTCTCAAAATTTATAGATCAAACTTCTGAAGAGGTATTAATATGCTCAGATTGTGAGATCTTGAGAGGATTAGCTGCAACAAAAGAGAACAAGTGTATAAAGAGATACAGTATTAAAGATAGAACTGCAGATATCTATGCTGAAAATATAGAGATTGGAAATGGAAAAACAAGTTATGATGTAAATATAGCTGGAGAAAAGATTGGAAGATTCACTCTATATATTCCAGGAGAGCACAACATATTAAACTCATTACCTGTTATATATCTAGCTTTAAAATTTGGTTTGGAAGAGAAGGATATTGAAAGAGCTTTTGAAAAATTTAGAGGTTCAAAAAGAAGATATGATGTATTATACAGTGGAAATGGAATTAGAGTGATAGATGACTATGCTCATCATCCAACAGAGATAAAGGCAACTTTACAGGGAGCAAGATCAATAGAGAGTAGCAAAATAACTGTAATTTTCCAACCACACCGTTATAGTAGAGTGAAATTCCTATTGGAAAATTTCAAAAATGCTTTTGAAAAAGCTGATGAAGTAGTTCTTTTACCTATATACAGTGCAGGAGAAAAGGATAATTTTGGAGTAACTATTGAGGATTTACAAAATATTATTGAATGTCCAAAGGCTATCCTTGAGAAAAATCCACAAAATATAGATGATATGATAATGGAATTTGAAGGAGATAGAGTATTTATGTTTATGGGAGCTGGAGATATATCGAAGATAGCTCACAGAGTAGCAGAAAAATTGGAAAGGAAATATAGCTAATGAGAGTTTACGAAAATTATAGTGTAAAGAAACATTCTAATATGAAAATTGGTGGAACAGCTAAAAAATTTATAGTTGTTGAAAATAAAGAGGAATTAAAGGATATATTTGAAAATGAAAAAAATATATTCTTAATAGGAAATGGGACAAATACTCTTATAGATGAGGGAGAACTAGATATTACATTTGTTTCATTAAAAGAGCTGAATAAGATAGAGGAGCTTCAAGAGGGATTGGTACGTGTGGAAGCAGGGCTAGACTTTAGTAAGTTGACAGCTTTTATGAATAAAAATAATTACTCAGGTCTTGAAAATCTAGCAGGAATTCCAGGAAGTGTAGGTGGACTTGTCTATATGAATGGAGGAGCCTACGGAAGTGAGATATTTGACTGTATAAAAGAGATTGAGATATTTGATGAGAATCATCAGATAAAGACTCTAAAAAAAGAGGAGATAAATTTCTCATATAGAAGTACAGAGATACAGGAGAAAAAATGGGTAATAATAAGTGCTACATTTGAGTTTAAAAGAGGTTTTGATTTGAAAAAAGTGATAGAGATACAAGCTCTAAGAGAGAGTAAACAACCTCTAGATAAACCAAATTTAGGAAGTACTTTTAAGAATCCAAAGGGGGATTTTTCAGCTAGGCTTATATCAGAAGCAGGTCTTAAGGGGACAAAAATAGGTGGAGCAGAGATATCTCCAAAGCACCCTAACTTCATAGTTAATCATGGGGAAGCAACATTTAAGGATATTGAAGGGATATTAGCTCTTGTTAAGAGTAAGATAAAAGAGCTATATGATGTTGAACTTGAAGAAGAGATAATAATATTAAGAAATAATGGATAATTTTAGAGGTGAAAGATGAGAATAGCAGTATTTATGGGAGGGATCTCTTCAGAGAGAGAGGTATCTTTAAGAAGTGGAGCAGCAATATTAGAGAGCTTAAAAAATCAAGGTTATGATGCATATGGAGTAGATGTAACTGAAGATAATTTAATAACAGCATTCACAGAAAATGAGTATGACTTAGCATATATCGCTCTACATGGTGGATATGGAGAGAATGGAACATTTCAAGGATTATTGGATATGTTAAATAAGCCATATACAGGATCAGGAGCGATGGAAAGTGCTGTAACTATGGATAAAGCCTATACAAAAGCTGTAGCAAAAATGGCTGGAATAAAAGTGGCAAAAACATATAATAGTGTTGAAGAGATAGATGGATTTCCAGTAGTTGTAAAACCTTCAAGAGATGGCTCAAGTGTAGGAATATATTTCTGTAACAATAAAGAGGAAGTTTACAATGCCCTAAAAGAGCTAGAAGGAAAGAGACCTCTAATAGAAGAGATGATACAGGGAGATGAATTAACTGTAGGAGTTCTAAATGGAGAGGGACTAGGTGTATTGAGAATAATACCTAAAAATGAGTTTTATGATTATGAATCAAAGTATGCAGCTGGTGGATCTGTACATGAATATCCAGCAAAGATTGAGAAATCAGCTTATGACAAGGCGATGGAAAATGCAGTGAAAATACACAACATAGTGGGACTAAAGGGAATTTCAAGAAGTGACTTTATGTTAAAAGATGGAGAGGTGTATTTCTTAGAGGTAAACACTTGTCCAGGAATGACAAAAACAAGCTTAATACCAGATTTAGGTACACTTAAAGGATATACTTTTGATGATCTAGTTAGAATTATGGTGGATACTTTTAGAAGATAGGAGAGTTTCTTTTGAAGTTTATAATAAGATTAATTATGATATATCTATTTAGTTGTTTACTTTATTTAATTCCAAGTAAATTTTTAAGTTTAGATTTTTTCAAAATAAAAGAGATAAAAATAGAAGGAAATTCGAAAATTTTATCAAATGAATTGACAGAACTTATAGAAAAACTTTATAATACTAATATATGGGAAATAGATATTAAAAAATTGGAAGAGTATTTAAAACAAGACGTTAGAGTGGAAGATGTAAAAATAGAGAATCCAGATTTAGGCCTTTTAAAAATAAAGATTAAAGAGAAAGAACTAGCTTATTATGTACAGATAAAAGGGAAGGTTTATCTTTTAGATCAAAATGGGAAAATTTTTGGTATGTTAAAGGAGAGACCTGAAAAGGATATTTATTTTATGGTGGCTAAAGACGAGAACGATATAATGAAATTATTAGAACTTTCAAAGGTGTTAGATGACTCTATTCTAAAAAATTTAATTTCCCAAATTTATATTAAAGATAAAGATTGTATAGAGATTATTTTGTTAGATGGAACAATAATTAAAACGAATTTACTTGTAGAGAAAGAGAAGTACAAAATATTAGAAACTTTGTATAATGAGCTTGTAAAAACTAAAAAAGTTGAGTACATTGACATTAGATTTGATGATTTTATAGTTAAGAGTTCAGAGGAGAAAAATAATGGGAAATAGAGGGAAAATATTAAAGACAGTAATTGATATAGGAAACAATAAGATCAAGGCAATTACTGGAGAATTATCAGAAAATGGTGAAGTTTTAAGAGTTCTTAAATATATCGAATCTCCAAGTGAAGGAATGATAAAAAATGATATTAAAGATGGAGAAGCACTATCAAAATCAATAAAAACCGTTATAGATGAATTAGCTAACTACTCTGATGAAGATATTGAAGCAGTGACTGTTGGAATGGGTGGAGAGAGCATAAAATCTAGAACAATAAATGTGGAGATATTTTTTGAAGAGGACGAGATAACAGAAGAACACATTAAATTACTAGTAAAAGAAGCTGAAGAAAAGGTATTAAATGAAGAGGAGCAGATATTAAAAACAGAGATATACAATGTAAAAGTTAATAACTCTGGAATTATTAAAAATCCTTTAGGGCTTGTTGGGACAAAACTACAAGCAGATGTTCATTTGATATTTACTGAGAAAAAAAGAGTAGCTAAGTTAGTGGAGACAATAAATAGAATAGGTATAGATGTAGAGAATATAATCTTAAACGCCTATGCTTCTGCAAAATCAACTCTTGAAGAGGAAGATAGAAGAATGGGAGTTGCCCTTGTAGATATAGGAGAGGGAAGTACAGACATTATACTGTATAAGAATGATAAGATAATCTACACAGAGACTATACCTCTAGGTGGAATGCATTTTAAGAGTGATTTAATGTATATCTTAAAATTAAATGAAGAGGATACAGCTATAGAGATTCTAGATAAGTATAGAGAAAAAGATATATCTCCAGAGGGGTATATCTACTATGGGGAAGGGAAATATATCGCTGCCCTAGAACTTGAAGATTTTATAAATGCCAGAGTGGAGGAGATGATAGATTATATAAATAGCACTATCGAAAAATCTGGATTTACTGGGTATTTAGGAAAAGGTCTTGTCTTAACTGGAGGAGTAGTTTATGATAAGATAATCAATGCTGATAAATTACTTGAAAAGATAAATAAAAAAACAGGGTATGTGGCTAGAAAAGTTTTACCAAGTACATTTAGTGGTCTTGATAGTGTAAATACAAGTATGGCAACTGCAATAGGACTATTTTATGAAGTTATGGAAGAAGAAGACCAAAAAATAAGAACAGGAAGTTATACTCATCAAGAGATAGAGTTAAAAAATGAAAAGATTGAGCAAGAGATAAAAGAAGATGAGAAATTAATAGAAACAATAGAAGATGAGTTACAAAAAACAGAGGATATAAAACAGGAAAATAAAATGATGAAAGCTATAAAAAATTGGTTTTCAAATTTCATATAATTAGGGAGGGTAGAGAAGTATGTTAATGGATCAAGATTTGGTAAAGATAAAAGTGCTAGGAGCAGGTGGAGCAGGTGGAAATGCAATAAATGATATGATCTCTTCAGGAGTAGGAGGAGTGGAGTATATCGCAGCAAATACAGATGCTCAAGATTTAGGAAAATCATTAGCTGACATAAGAATACAACTAGGGGAGAAGTTAACTAGAGGATTGGGAGCAGGTGCTGACCCAGAGATAGGAAGACAAGCAGCAGAGGAAGATGTTGAAAAGATAAAAAATCTATTAGAAGATACAGATATGTTATTCATAACTGCAGGAATGGGTGGAGGAACAGGAACTGGATCAGCTCCAGTAATAGCAAAAGTTGCTAAAGAGTTGGGAGTTCTTACTGTTGCTGTTGTAACTAGACCATTCTCATTTGAAGGAAGAAAGAGAAAGAATAATGCAGATGTTGGAATTGAAAATCTAAAGAAAGCTGTAGATGCTTTAGTAATTATACCGAATGATAAGTTATTTGAGTTACCAGATAAAACAATAACTTTACAGAATGCTTTTAAAGAAGCTAACAATATCTTAAAGATAGGTATTAGAGGTGTAGCAGACCTTATGATAGGAAACGGACTTATCAACCTAGACTTTGCAGATATTAAAGCTACAATGTTAGATTCAGGAGTGGCTGTATTAGGATTTGGAGAGGGAGAAGGAGAGAACAGAGCTATAAAAGCTACTGAAAAAGCATTACAATCTCCATTACTAGAGAAATCTATACTAGGTGCTAGCAAAATACTTATCAATATAACAGGAGCTCCAGATATAACTCTTATGGAAGCACAAACTATATCTGATATGATTAGAGATGCAGCTGGAAAAACTGCTGATGATGTAATGTTTGGACTAGTTATTGAACCTGAATTTGGAGATAGAGTTCAAGTAACTATAATAGCAAATAACTTTGCTAATGAAGAGGAAAAAAATGAGCCTTTTATAAATGTGGATATAGCTAAAACTGAAAAAGTAGCTACTGAAACAAAAGAGGAAGCTGAAAAACCAAACTTGGATCTACCACCTTGGGTAAGAAAAAGATAAAAATAGCTTGAAAAATTTAATAAAGTGTGATAGAATATAAAACGACCCTGCTCAAAAACGTTTGTGTTTTGGGCTAATACCATAGGGAGGAGGTTAAAAGATGAAAAAATACGAAATTATGTTCATTATCAACCCAACTATACTTGAAGAAGGTAGAGAGGCTGTTATTGAAAAAGTAACTGGAGTTTTAACTGCTGCAGGAGCAACTATTCAAAAGAGCGAGAAATGGGGAGAAAGAAAATTAGCTTATCCTATCGATAAGAAAAAGACTGGTTTCTACGTATTAACTACTTTTGAAATTGACGGAACTGTATTATCAGATGTTGAATTAAAACTAAACATCGTAGAAGAAGTATTAAGATACATCATAGTTAAGCAAGACTAATAATCAGTTAATGTTAAAAATCAAGAGGAGGTTATAAAAATGGCAGAATTCAGAAGAAGAAGAGCTAAATTAAGAGTTAAAGCTGAAGAAATTGATTATAAAAATGTAGACCTTTTAAAAAGATTCGTATCTGATAAAGGAAAAATCAATCCTTCAAGAGTAACTGGAGCTAACGCTAAGTTACAAAGAAAGATAGCTAAAGCTATAAAAAGAGCTAGAAATATCGCTTTAATTCCTTATACAAGAATTGAAAAGTAATTTATTAGACTGGAAGAGATTCCAGTCTTTTTTCTTTTTTGCTCTCTAGATTATATCAAATCAATTTTACAAAAAAATAAAAAAAGACATGCTCTTGATAAAGCTGTCTTTTTTATTGACTTAAAAACTATTTAGCCATAGCTTTTTGAAGTCTAGTACTTAAAGTAGCTGCGTTAGCTTTTAAGAATTTCATAACTTCTACATCGTTAAGTCCTTTTAAAGTTTTTAAAGTTCTTGAACAAACTTTTACTTTAACAGAAGTTCCATTTACGTTGATAGAAGTAACTTGTAGGTTAGGTTTCCAAACTCTTCTAGTTAATCTGTGTGAGTGAGAAATTTGGTTTCCGCTGATTAGTCCTACTCCTGTAATTTCACATCTTTGCATTCTAATTCTCTCCTTTCCTAAAATCACTTACATACACAATGCATATAATTGTATCATTAAATCAAGGAAATTTCAAGTTTTTTTTAAATTTTCTTGAATAAACTTAGGAAAATAAAAGATTTATGGTATAATAAAAAATGAATGTAATAAAAATATAGGGAGAAAAAAATGAACGGACATAGTTATAAAGTATTAGAATTTGATAAATTAAGAGAAGAATTAGCTAACTATAGCGTTATAGAAGAGAATCATTATAAAATAATGAATTTATCTCCAATGAGAGATTTTAGTTCTGTAAATAGAGAACTGGATATTTTAAGAGATTTTATGGATTTCCTAAAGTTTGATGGTGGATTTGAAACTGCTGGAATGAAAGATATATGTAAGATGACAGAAAAATCTCAACTTATAGGAACATACCTAGATGTTGAAGATCTATGGGATATAAACTATAACCTAAGAATTTTTAGATTGTTTAAAACAAGACTAGAGGATCTAGGAAAATATAGAGATTTAAGAGATAGATATCACGATATTCCTGTGATGAGAGGTATAGAGGATATTATAAATAAGGCTATTGATAACAATAAAAAGATAAAAGATGATGCCTCTTTAGATTTGAGAGATATAAGATTTCATAAGAAAACTTTGACTATGAATATAAAAAGAAAGTTTGAGGATCTTTTTGATGAGCCAAGTTTATCAAAAGCTTTTCAAGAGAGAATAATCACTGAGAGAGATGGAAGAAGTGTTGTACCTGTAAAATCTGATTTTAAAGGTCTTATAAAGGGAATAGAGCACGATAGATCTTCTAGTGGACAGACTGTATTTATAGAACCACTTTCAATAGTAGCATTAAACAACAAGATGAGAGAGTTGGAGCTAAAGGAGAAAGAGGAGATAAGAAAGATACTGTTGAGAATAACTGAGCATGTAAGAAATGAGAGAGAGAGTATTGATGCAATAGGTGAGGCAATTTTATCTCTTGATATCTTGAATGCAAAGGCAGTATATGGTTTGGAGAAAAATTGTGTCATTCCACATATAAATAATAGAGAGATGTTGAGTTTAGTGGAGGCTAGACACCCATTTATTCCTGCTGATAAAATAGTACCACTAACATTTGAGATAGGAAGAGAGTATAATACTCTTTTAATTACTGGACCGAATACTGGAGGAAAGACAGTAGCTTTAAAGACAGCAGGATTACTTACATTG from the Fusobacterium sp. SYSU M8D902 genome contains:
- the murF gene encoding UDP-N-acetylmuramoyl-tripeptide--D-alanyl-D-alanine ligase; the protein is MKVLTEILKRKYNLNSVEEISKVVMDSRKIEKNSLFIAINSGNNYIEEALAKEASLIIADNYSGDNEKVIVVEDSVLAIQELALQYRNELGVKVIGITGSNGKTTTKDIIYSILSQRYRCKKTEGNYNNHIGLPFTILQLEDSDEIIVLEMGMSSFGEIDTLCKISQPNYGIITNIGDSHLEFLKTRENVFKAKSEIVKYVDSDKLLVCGDDFYLKSLNSLTVGYGANCKYQITDFVDSDNGIELTLDSNHYNVRLNGEHNCLNSAMGIIMGERFNLSCDEIQRGLGSLNLTPMRFQKIEKGETIYINDAYNASPISMRYSLETFDRLYNDRVKIAVLGDMLELGEDEIKYHREVLEKANSIKVDKIYVYGPRMKKAYEILEDTKLITHFSDKEQIKAEIRESFPQAKAILLKGSRGMKMEEIIEG
- the mraY gene encoding phospho-N-acetylmuramoyl-pentapeptide-transferase, with the translated sequence MLYLIGEYVNKFQFLKSIYLRSFMAFILAFAIVLIAGKPFINYLKVKKFGEKIREEGPTSHMSKKGTPTMGGVLIVLTILVTNLLIADISNRIIILLLLTMMGFAGIGFIDDYKKFTVNKKGLSGKKKLLGQGLIAILVWCFVNYFGLAGSKLIDLAIINPIYSHHMLYLGSFGMLLFILIILMGTSNAVNITDGLDGLAIMPMVICSAILGVVAYFTGHMELSNHLNLFYIEGSGEITVFLSAVCGSGLGFLWYNFYPAQIFMGDTGSLTLGGILGVVAILLKQELILPIIGGVFVMEALSVIIQVGSFKLRGKRVFKMAPIHHHFELCGLAETKVTMRFWIATLMFGIIALGIVRMRGIL
- the murD gene encoding UDP-N-acetylmuramoyl-L-alanine--D-glutamate ligase, with translation MKKAMVFGAGVSGLGAKKLLEHMGYEVILIDDKVGLKSIEGIELLKEVEIFIKSPGVPYNDLVLEAKKNKIKVIDEIELCYQYMIKYGTTTKIIGVTGTNGKTTVTTKITELLQYSGYKASYAGNIGVSLAELLLKGEELDYIVLELSSFQLENLEKFKPYISLVTNLTPDHLARYKDVEEYYDTKFNICKNQTKDEYFIFNLDSEELLKREKLILATKIEVSQDKKGDCYIEGGKMYWRGEEVLEIEKLSLKGKHNLENMLFIVTVGKICGVDNQKIREFLYTTKTLEHRMEEFFDYGKLKFINDSKGTNIESTTFAVEAFKGCILICGGYDKKLDWTPLVELIKNRVDQVYLIGDIADKLESELLKIQYEKDRIHLLRDVKTCLEDIKKRYTQSDEKIVLFSPATSSYDQFKSFEHRGQVFKELVREIFGR
- the murG gene encoding undecaprenyldiphospho-muramoylpentapeptide beta-N-acetylglucosaminyltransferase; amino-acid sequence: MRKVILTTGGTGGHIYPALSVADELRRRGVEVLFVGTSIRMEKDIVPKAGFKFIGLNIAPPRSVKNMIGYVKGIFQGISLVLKEKPDAIIGFGNYISIPVLIGGVVARRKIYLQEQNANLGGTNKLFYRFAKKIFLAFEKTYDDIPIKFQNKCLVTGNPLREEIYKIKGSEERERLKVEKNEKILLITGGSLGAKEINDALLKNWDRVLEDKDLRIYWATGEKNYDEIVKSINRIKIQDTVRPYFDNMINIMAAADLIVCRAGALTISEIIQLGKPSVVIPYNSIKVGQYANGKLLKDVGAAQMYKNSEASIAIEKAFELLENKSELDVMKINIKNLKTENAVKKIVDSLDIWRN
- the murC gene encoding UDP-N-acetylmuramate--L-alanine ligase, with the translated sequence MKKIYFIGINGIGMSGLAKIMKCKGYEVEGTDLSRSYVTDELESIGITVHQEHSEKNLEGKDFDMIIASSAIKKENPEYIYALENGIKVVKRGELLAMLLNEECGIAFAGTHGKTTTSSMAASVMLPLDPTIVVGGILPEIGSNAKPGKASYFIAEADESDNSFLYMNPKYSVITNIEADHLENHGSLENIIKSFSKFIDQTSEEVLICSDCEILRGLAATKENKCIKRYSIKDRTADIYAENIEIGNGKTSYDVNIAGEKIGRFTLYIPGEHNILNSLPVIYLALKFGLEEKDIERAFEKFRGSKRRYDVLYSGNGIRVIDDYAHHPTEIKATLQGARSIESSKITVIFQPHRYSRVKFLLENFKNAFEKADEVVLLPIYSAGEKDNFGVTIEDLQNIIECPKAILEKNPQNIDDMIMEFEGDRVFMFMGAGDISKIAHRVAEKLERKYS
- the murB gene encoding UDP-N-acetylmuramate dehydrogenase — encoded protein: MRVYENYSVKKHSNMKIGGTAKKFIVVENKEELKDIFENEKNIFLIGNGTNTLIDEGELDITFVSLKELNKIEELQEGLVRVEAGLDFSKLTAFMNKNNYSGLENLAGIPGSVGGLVYMNGGAYGSEIFDCIKEIEIFDENHQIKTLKKEEINFSYRSTEIQEKKWVIISATFEFKRGFDLKKVIEIQALRESKQPLDKPNLGSTFKNPKGDFSARLISEAGLKGTKIGGAEISPKHPNFIVNHGEATFKDIEGILALVKSKIKELYDVELEEEIIILRNNG